A genome region from Thalassococcus arenae includes the following:
- a CDS encoding alpha-hydroxy acid oxidase, whose product MPVITEIEDLKRIYRRRVPKMFYDYCESGSWSEQTFRENSSDFDKLYLRQRVAVDMAGRNLKTQMIGQDVSMPVALAPVGLTGMQHFDGEIKAARAAEKFGVPFCLSTMSICSIEDVASHTEKPFWMQVYTLKDDDFMQRLFDRAKDAKCSAAVITVDLQLLGQRHKDLKNGLSAPPKLTPASVANMMTKVQWGIGMLSTKRRFFGNIVGHAKGVTDPSSLSTWTAEAFDQSLNWDRIREFRKMWDGPLIIKGIMDPRDALEACNVGADAIIVSNHGGRQLDGALSSIRALPAIVDAVGDKIEVHLDSGIRSGQDVLKAVAMGAKAAWIGRAWVYGLGAMGQQGVTRALEVIHKELDMSMALCGRTDIAKVDRDILMVPQGFDDGWQ is encoded by the coding sequence ATGCCCGTCATCACCGAAATCGAGGACCTCAAGCGCATCTACCGTCGCCGCGTGCCAAAGATGTTCTACGATTATTGCGAATCCGGCAGCTGGTCCGAACAGACCTTTCGCGAGAACAGCTCGGATTTCGACAAGCTGTATCTGCGTCAACGCGTGGCCGTCGACATGGCGGGCCGCAATCTGAAGACCCAGATGATCGGACAGGACGTGTCGATGCCGGTGGCGCTGGCGCCGGTCGGTCTGACCGGGATGCAGCATTTCGACGGCGAGATCAAAGCCGCGCGGGCGGCCGAGAAATTCGGTGTTCCGTTCTGCCTGTCGACCATGTCGATCTGTTCGATCGAGGATGTCGCGTCGCATACCGAAAAACCGTTCTGGATGCAGGTCTACACGCTCAAGGACGACGATTTCATGCAACGGCTGTTCGACCGGGCGAAGGACGCCAAATGCTCGGCCGCGGTGATCACCGTCGACCTGCAATTGCTGGGCCAGCGTCACAAGGACCTCAAGAACGGCCTGTCGGCCCCGCCGAAACTGACCCCCGCCTCGGTCGCCAACATGATGACCAAGGTTCAGTGGGGCATCGGCATGCTGTCGACCAAGCGGCGGTTCTTCGGCAATATCGTCGGCCATGCCAAGGGCGTGACCGACCCTTCGTCACTCAGCACCTGGACCGCCGAGGCGTTCGACCAGTCGCTGAACTGGGACCGCATCCGCGAATTCCGCAAGATGTGGGACGGCCCGCTGATCATCAAGGGCATCATGGATCCGCGCGACGCGCTCGAGGCCTGCAACGTGGGCGCGGATGCGATCATCGTGTCGAACCACGGCGGGCGTCAGCTGGACGGCGCGCTCAGTTCCATCCGCGCCCTGCCGGCGATCGTCGATGCCGTGGGTGACAAGATCGAGGTGCATCTCGACAGCGGCATCCGGTCGGGTCAAGACGTGCTCAAGGCGGTCGCCATGGGCGCCAAGGCGGCGTGGATCGGGCGCGCCTGGGTCTACGGGCTGGGCGCGATGGGGCAACAGGGCGTGACCCGCGCACTGGAAGTCATCCACAAGGAACTGGACATGTCGATGGCACTGTGCGGCCGCACCGACATCGCCAAGGTCGATCGCGATATCCTGATGGTGCCCCAGGGTTTCGACGACGGCTGGCAGTAA
- a CDS encoding MFS transporter, translated as MRLLNDLVASRRALTGFIVVGFGWAAFSAQMPVLKAQVGAGDGFWGTLILIGSTGALMAMWLAPLVYRLVGAWAMMAGAAAMVSGFLLAGFATTPAMMGVALFLAAGGSGVADVLANNEVSEAESASRRSLMNLNHGLFSLAYALAAVGVGVARDAGLEPPVIFAGLAVAVAMLVPWMRLPDRALQSGDPADGATERVSRAIVWVGGLVVLAAFLSEAASEGWSALHIERTLNGSPGQGANGPALLATGMAVGRLGAHLIGAGWPPFRVMVIASCLAGGGLALAGMAPSIPVAYLGFLLGGLGSSVVGPLALGLVGQAVPPRFRLTAISQAAALGYAAFFLGPVIMGFVSEGFGLRMSFYVIAAIMFAVAAGLLPVWARLLSRQ; from the coding sequence CTCCCGGCGCGCCTTGACCGGTTTCATCGTCGTCGGTTTCGGCTGGGCGGCGTTTTCGGCTCAGATGCCGGTGCTCAAGGCACAGGTCGGTGCCGGCGACGGGTTCTGGGGAACGCTGATCCTGATCGGGTCGACCGGCGCGCTGATGGCAATGTGGCTTGCCCCGCTGGTCTATCGCCTTGTCGGCGCATGGGCGATGATGGCGGGCGCGGCCGCGATGGTGTCGGGCTTCTTGCTTGCCGGGTTCGCCACGACCCCTGCGATGATGGGTGTCGCGCTGTTCCTGGCGGCAGGCGGATCGGGTGTGGCCGACGTCCTGGCCAACAACGAGGTCAGCGAAGCCGAGAGCGCAAGCAGGCGCAGCCTGATGAACCTCAACCACGGCCTGTTTTCGCTGGCCTACGCGCTGGCGGCGGTCGGCGTCGGGGTCGCGCGCGATGCCGGGCTTGAACCGCCGGTCATCTTTGCCGGATTGGCCGTTGCCGTGGCGATGCTGGTGCCGTGGATGCGCTTGCCGGATCGCGCCCTGCAATCCGGCGATCCGGCGGACGGCGCGACCGAACGCGTTTCCCGGGCCATCGTCTGGGTCGGCGGCCTGGTCGTTCTGGCGGCGTTTCTGAGCGAAGCGGCGTCCGAGGGGTGGTCGGCCCTGCATATCGAACGCACTTTGAACGGGTCGCCGGGGCAGGGGGCCAACGGCCCGGCCCTGCTGGCGACCGGCATGGCCGTGGGACGGCTGGGGGCGCATCTTATTGGCGCCGGCTGGCCGCCGTTCCGGGTCATGGTGATCGCGTCCTGCCTGGCCGGTGGCGGGCTGGCGCTGGCGGGCATGGCGCCCAGCATACCCGTCGCCTATCTGGGCTTTCTGTTGGGCGGGCTGGGATCGTCGGTTGTGGGTCCGCTGGCACTGGGGCTGGTCGGACAGGCGGTGCCCCCGCGGTTTCGCCTGACCGCGATCAGCCAGGCCGCAGCGCTTGGCTATGCGGCGTTTTTCCTGGGCCCGGTCATCATGGGGTTCGTGTCCGAGGGTTTCGGGCTTCGGATGTCTTTCTACGTCATCGCCGCGATCATGTTCGCCGTCGCCGCCGGTCTGCTGCCGGTCTGGGCGCGGTTGCTGTCGCGGCAGTGA